The Oryza glaberrima chromosome 9, OglaRS2, whole genome shotgun sequence genome includes a window with the following:
- the LOC127785394 gene encoding protein PIN-LIKES 3-like, translating into MGLLELFITACVPVLNMLLVTGVGSFLATDFVGILNKDARKYLNNIVFYVFNPSLVATYLAQTITLESLAKLWFMPVNILLACTFGLILGWIVVHVTRAPARLRGLILGCCSAGNWGNIFLIIIPALCKEKGSPFGAPDVCHTYGLAYSSLSMALGAVFLWTVAYNIMRATSKVADEGNARTNDTKVSNSGSSTGTASEENLSIPNDNNQCTLPLISNSSVPSSKTKVTLSERAKRFVSSMFGAIDFKKIFAPSTIAVIIGFIIGGTPLIRNAIIGENAPLRVIHESADLIGGGAIPSVTLIMGGNLLNGLRGEASVQPSVIASVIVVRYILLPSLGTLLVKSAVHLGLIHPDPLYQFILLLQYAVPPAMNIGTITQLFGVGESECSVIFVWVYALASVAVTVWSAFFMWTLS; encoded by the exons ATGGGCCTCCTGGAGCTCTTTATTACAGCATGTGTGCCGGTTCTGAACATGCTTCTGGTTACTGGTGTTGGATCATTCCTGGCAACTGATTTTGTTGGCATACTGAACAAAGATGCACGGAAATATCTAAACAAT ATAGTATTTTATGTATTTAATCCATCTCTTGTTGCGACCTATTTAGCACAAACAATCACATTGGAAAGCTTGGCTAAATT GTGGTTCATGCCTGTGAATATTCTTCTTGCTTGTACCTTTGGGTTAATCCTTGGATGGATCGTGGTACATGTCACCAGAGCACCGGCTAGGCTAAGAGGCCTCATTTTGGGTTGCTGTTCTGCTG GCAATTGGGGCAATATTTTTCTCATCATCATTCCTGCTCTTTGCAAAGAGAAAGGAAGCCCGTTTGGAGCACCTGATGTTTGTCACACTTATGGATTAGCGTATTCTTCACTCTCAATGGCT CTTGGTGCTGTCTTTCTGTGGACTGTCGCGTATAACATTATGCGAGCCACTTCAAAAGTGGCTGATGAAGGTAATGCTCGAACAAATGATACAAAAGTATCCAATTCAGGGAGCAGTACAGGAACAGCGTCAGAAGAGAATTTATCAATCCCAAACGATAACAATCAATGCACACTCCCTTTAATATCCAATTCAAGTGTACCTTCAAGCAAAACTAAG GTCACATTGTCAGAGAGAGCGAAGCGATTTGTATCATCAATGTTCGGAGCAATTGACTTCAAGAAGATCTTTGCTCCTTCAACCATTGCTGTG ATTATTGGGTTTATAATTGGAGGAACGCCTCTAATTAGAAATGCTATTATCGGAGAAAACGCTCCTCTTCGTGTCATTCATGAGTCAGCTGATCTAATAGG TGGAGGAGCAATTCCATCTGTCACACTGATAATGGGAGGGAACCTCCTCAATG GATTACGAGGAGAAGCAAGCGTCCAGCCTTCAGTGATAGCGAGCGTAATCGTCGTCAGATACATTCTTCTCCCTTCGCTTGGCACCTTGCTCGTCAAATCGGCGGTTCACCTGGGCCTCATCCACCCTGATCCCCTCTACCAGTTCATCCTATTGCTTCAGTACGCCGTGCCGCCGGCGATGAACATTG GGACCATCACGCAGCTGTTCGGCGTGGGGGAGAGCGAGTGCTCCGTCATCTTCGTGTGGGTGTACGCCCTCGCCTCCGTCGCGGTGACGGTGTGGTCGGCGTTCTTCATGTGGACGCTGTCgtga
- the LOC127784366 gene encoding splicing factor U2af small subunit A, with protein MAEHLASIFGTEKDRVNCPFYFKIGACRHGDRCSRLHNKPSVSPTLLLSNMYLRPDMITPGIDAQGNPIDPEKIQADFEDFYEDIFEELSKYGEIESLHVCDNFADHMIGNVYVQFREEDQAARALQALTGRYYSGRPIIVEFSPVSDFREATCRQYEENSCNRGGYCNFMHVKEIGRDLRKRLFGHLHRSRRSHSHGRSRSPSPYHYRRDYDRRSSSRSRDRDDYYRGGSRRSSERHRSSYDSDGSRRRHRSRTRSPVRDGSEERRAQIEQWNREREAAQV; from the coding sequence ATGGCCGAGCACCTCGCTTCCATCTTTGGCACGGAGAAGGACCGCGTGAACTGCCCCTTCTACTTCAAGATCGGCGCGTGCCGCCATGGCGACCGATGCTCCCGCCTGCACAACAAGCCGTCGGTCTCGCCGACGCTGCTGCTCTCCAACATGTACCTGCGTCCGGACATGATCACCCCTGGAATTGATGCTCAGGGCAACCCCATCGACCCTGAGAAGATCCAGGCCGACTTCGAGGATTTCTACGAGGACATCTTTGAGGAACTCAGCAAGTACGGCGAGATCGAGAGCCTCCACGTGTGTGACAACTTCGCCGACCACATGATCGGCAATGTGTATGTTCAATTCAGGGAGGAGGATCAGGCCGCCAGAGCGCTGCAGGCGCTGACGGGGCGGTATTACTCCGGCCGCCCTATCATTGTCGAGTTCTCGCCGGTGTCCGATTTCCGGGAGGCCACCTGCCGGCAATATGAAGAGAACAGCTGCAACCGTGGTGGGTACTGCAACTTCATGCACGTCAAGGAGATCGGCAGAGACCTGAGGAAGAGGTTGTTTGGGCACCTGCATAGGTCCCGGAGAAGCCATAGCCATGGCCGGAGCCGCAGCCCGAGCCCGTACCATTACCGGAGGGACTATGATCGGAGGAGCTCATCGCGGTCCAGGGACCGCGACGATTACTACCGTGGAGGTAGCCGGAGGAGCAGCGAGAGGCACCGCAGCAGCTACGACAGCGatggcagcaggcggcggcacaGGTCCAGGACTAGGAGTCCTGTCAGGGATGGtagcgaggagaggagagctcaAATTGAGCAGTGGAACCGTGAAAGGGAGGCTGCACAAGTGTGA
- the LOC127784365 gene encoding heat shock 70 kDa protein, mitochondrial-like — MAIGSLIASRLARSTGHALASAASQAPMARHAAASPLLSRLGSVARAFSSKPAAADVIGIDLGTTNSCVSVMEGKTPRVIENAEGARTTPSIVAKNQNGDLLVGITASRQAVTNAQNTVRGSKRLIGRTFDDPQTQKEMKMVPYKIVRGPNGDAWVEMGGQQYSPSQIGAFVLTKMKETAEAFLGKTVSKAVITVPAYFNDAQRQATKDAGRIAGLEVMRIINEPTAAALSYGMNNKEGLIAVFDLGGGTFDVSILEISNGVFEVKATNGDTFLGGEDFDGALLDYLVSEFKKSDNIDLSKDKLALQRLREAAEKAKVELSSTMQTEINLPFITADATGAKHFNITLTRSKFESLVQSLIERTRIPCVNCLKDAGVSAKDIDEVLLVGGMTRVPKVQDIVSQIFNKTPSKGVNPDEAVAMGAAIQGGILRGDVKELLLLDVTPLSLGIETLGGIFTRLINRNTTIPTKKSQVFSTAADNQTQVGIKVLQGEREMATDNKLLGEFQLEGIPPAPRGMPQIEVTFDIDANGIVKVSAKDKSTGKEQEITIKSSGGLSESDIEKMVREAELHSQKDQERKSLIDLKNSADTTIYSIEKSVSEYKDKVPAEVTNEIQSAVSDLRAAMAEDDLEKIKQKLEAANKAVSKIGEHMQQGGGGGSGSGGNSSSGGDQTPEAEYQDAAKEAKM; from the exons atggccatcgGATCTCTCATCGCGTCGAGGCTGGCCAGGTCCACCGGCCAtgccctcgcctccgccgcctctcag GCTCCGATGGCCCGTCACGCGGCGGCGTCTCCTCTGTTGTCCAGGCTTGGATCAGTGGCTCGTGCGTTCAG CTCAAAGCCTGCCGCCGCGGATGTTATTGGGATCGATTTGGGAACGACCAACTCGTGTGTCTCCGTTATGGAAGGGAAG ACACCACGAGTGATTGAGAATGCGGAAGGCGCAAGGACGACACCCTCCATTGTTGCCAAGAACCAGAATGGTGATCTTTTGGTTGGCATAACCGCGAGTCGGCAGGCAGTGACCAATGCCCAGAACACGGTCCGTGGGTCTAAGCGCTTGATTGGTAGAACTTTTGATGACCCACAGACTCAGAAGGAAATGAAGATGGtgccttacaagattgtcagggGACCTAATGGTGATGCTTGGGTGGAGATGGGTGGGCAGCAGTACTCCCCAAGCCAGATTGGTGCATTTGTTCTCACCAAGATGAAGGAAACTGCAGAGGCTTTCCTTGGCAAAACTGTCTCCAAGGCTGTTATCACTGTCCCAGCTTATTTCAATGATGCTCAGCGCCAGGCTACCAAGGATGCTGGTAGGATTGCCGGGCTAGAGGTGATGAGGATTATCAATGAACCCACTGCCGCAGCTCTGTCATATGGGATGAACAACAAGGAGGGTCTGATTGCTGTATTTGACTTGGGTGGTGGCACATTTGATGTATCAATCCTTGAGATCTCCAATGGAGTTTTTGAG GTCAAGGCAACCAATGGAGATACTTTCCTTGGTGGTGAGGACTTTGATGGTGCATTGCTTGACTACCTGGTTAGTGAGTTTAAGAAGTCTGACAACATTGATCTGAGCAAGGATAAGTTGGCCTTGCAAAGGCTCAGGGAAGCTGCAGAGAAGGCCAAAGTCGAGCTTTCCTCAACCATGCAGACTGAAATCAACCTCCCCTTTATTACTGCTGATGCCACTGGTGCAAAACACTTCAATATTACCTTGACCAGATCAAAGTTCGAGTCTCTTGTGCAGTCTCTCATTGAGAGAACTCGCATCCCCTGTGTGAACTGCTTGAAGGATGCAGGCGTATCTGCAAAAGACATTGATGAGGTTCTACTGGTTGGTGGTATGACGAGGGTGCCAAAGGTTCAGGATATTGTTTCTCAGATATTCAACAAGACACCAAGCAAGGGTGTCAATCCTGATGAGGCTGTTGCCATGGGAGCTGCCATTCAGGGTGGCATCTTGAGGGGTGATGTGAAGGAGCTCCTTTTGCTGGATGTCACTCCCCTCTCCCTTGGTATTGAGACTCTTGGAGGCATCTTCACAAGGCTAATTAACCGGAACACAACCATTCCAACCAAGAAGAGTCAGGTCTTCTCCACTGCTGCAGACAACCAGACCCAGGTTGGAATCAAGGTGCTCCAGGGTGAGAGGGAGATGGCCACAGACAACAAGCTTCTTGGTGAGTTCCAGCTTGAAGGTATTCCACCAGCCCCAAGAGGTATGCCTCAGATTGAGGTCACATTCGACATCGATGCCAATGGTATTGTCAAGGTGTCAGCCAAGGACAAGTCCACTGGCAAAGAGCAAGAAATCACTATAAAGTCTTCAGGCGGTCTGTCTGAAAGTGATATCGAGAAGATGGTGAGGGAGGCTGAGCTACATTCTCAGAAGGATCAGGAAAGGAAATCATTGATTGATCTGAAGAACTCTGCAGACACCACGATCTACAGCATTGAGAAGAGTGTCAGTGAGTACAAGGACAAGGTTCCTGCTGAAGTCACCAATGAGATTCAGTCTGCTGTATCTGATCTAAGAGCAGCAATGGCTGAGGATGATTTGGAGAAGATCAAGCAGAAGCTTGAGGCTGCAAACAAGGCAGTTTCAAAGATTGGAGAGCACATGCAacaaggtggcggtggcggcagtggcagcggcggcaacaGCAGCAGTGGTGGTGACCAGACTCCTGAGGCTGAATACCAGGATGCTGCTAAGGAAGCTAAGATGTAG
- the LOC127784287 gene encoding cinnamoyl-CoA reductase 1-like yields the protein MTPPPPPPRRLVCVTGAGGFIGSWLVKLLLSRGYAVHATVRDPHDPKNAFLKQLENAPENLRLFKADVLDGGSLTAAFAGCEGVFHPATPVPEEKTVDPEKEMLDPAVKGTRNVLEACSAAGVQKLVVVSSIGAVCFNPSLPRDRIIDETCWSDKKSCKENENWYCLAKTEAEEMALEYSEKNGLHVITVCPALVLGPLLQTVLLSTSSKVLLYVMKGGPDAIGNTFFPIVDVRDVADALLLVYDKAGPSERYICSQEQMDTKDFLDLMKSMYPNYSYTFKVVDVDTRVGLTSEKLKKLGWKPRKLEETLVDSVESHEKAGLVDDEPCRLPYLYRVPDAQE from the exons AtgacgcctcctccgccgccgccgcggcgcctcgtgtgcgtcaccggcgccggcgggttcATCGGCTCGTGGCTCGTcaagctcctcctctcccgcggcTACGCCGTCCACGCCACCGTCCGCGACCCAC ATGATCCCAAGAACGCGTTTCTGAAGCAGCTGGAGAACGCCCCGGAGAACCTGCGCCTGTTCAAGGCCGACGTGCTCGACGGCGGCTCGCTGACGGCGGCGTTCGCCGGCTGCGAGGGCGTCTTCCATCCGGCCACTCCGGTGCCTGAAGAAAAGACGGTTGATCCGGAG AAGGAGATGCTGGATCCTGCTGTGAAAGGCACCAGAAATGTGCTCGAGGCTTGCTCTGCTGCGGGTGTTCAGAAACTCGTCGTGGTCTCATCCATCGGTGCTGTTTGCTTTAACCCGAGCTTGCCTCGAGACAGGATCATAGATGAGACTTGCTGGTCAGACAAGAAGTCATGCAAGGAAAATGAG AACTGGTACTGTCTTGCCAAGACAGAAGCTGAAGAGATGGCCCTGGAATATTCAGAGAAAAATGGGCTGCATGTCATCACAGTTTGCCCTGCCCTTGTTCTTGGGCCACTGTTGCAGACTGTGCTACTCAGCACCAGCAGCAAAGTTCTCCTCTATGTCATGAAAG GAGGCCCTGATGCAATAGGCAACACATTCTTTCCCATAGTCGATGTCCGCGATGTCGCCGATGCTTTACTTCTGGTGTACGACAAGGCAGGGCCATCTGAGCGATACATCTGTTCTCAAGAACAAATGGACACGAAAGATTTTTTGGATTTGATGAAGAGCATGTACCCTAACTACAGCTACACATTCAA AGTGGTTGATGTGGATACGAGGGTTGGATTGACATCAGAGAAGCTGAAGAAGCTGGGCTGGAAGCCTAGGAAACTCGAGGAGACGCTTGTCGACAGCGTTGAATCCCACGAGAAGGCAGGCTTAGTAGATGACGAACCTTGCCGGCTTCCCTATCTTTACCGTGTACCAGATGCTCAGGAGTGA
- the LOC127784284 gene encoding cinnamoyl-CoA reductase 1-like isoform X2, producing the protein MAAMASPPPTTRVCVTGAGGFIGSWLVKLLLSRGYAVHATLRDPCDPKNAHLKQLDGASEMLSLFKADVLDAGELSAAIAGCEGVFHVASPVPGDKIVDPELEVMAPAVKGTLNVLEVCSSSKKVQKVVVVSSTAAVHYNPNWPPGKPKDESCWSDRKICMEKKEWYSASKVIAEKMALEYAEKKGGPNVMRNMLLHIVDVRDVAEALILIYEKPESSGRYLCAPYHISPKATVEFLKNIYPNYNYVKCSAEVNGKTEIFTPISSEKLKSLGWKPRKLEETLTDSIEYYEKTGILQDAGGRPCVLPYLFHFLVEN; encoded by the exons atggcggcgatggcgtcgccgccgccgacgacgagagtgtgcgtcaccggcgccggcgggttcATCGGCTCGTGGCTCGTcaagctcctcctctcccgtggCTACGCCGTGCACGCCACCCTCCGCGACCCGT GTGATCCCAAGAACGCTCATCTGAAGCAGCTGGACGGGGCGTCGGAGATGCTGAGCCTGTTCAAGGCCGAcgtgctcgacgccggcgagctgtccgccgccattgccggctGCGAGGGGGTTTTCCATGTCGCCTCTCCCGTGCCCGGAGACAAGATCGTCGATCCTGAG TTAGAAGTAATGGCTCCTGCTGTAAAGGGAACACTGAATGTTCTTGAAGTTTGTTCGTCGTCTAAGAAGGTTCAGAAAGTTGTGGTGGTGTCATCTACTGCTGCAGTTCATTACAACCCCAATTGGCCTCCAGGTAAGCCCAAAGATGAGAGCTGCTGGTCGGACAGAAAGATATGCATGGAGAAGAAG GAGTGGTATAGTGCTTCCAAGGTTATCGCTGAAAAGATGGCTTTGGAATATGCAGAGAAAAAAG GAGGTCCAAACGTAATGAGGAACATGTTGTTGCACATAGTAGATGTCCGTGATGTGGCTGAAGCTTTGATTCTGATATACGAGAAACCAGAATCATCTGGCAGATATCTTTGCGCACCGTATCACATCAGCCCAAAGGCTACTGTGGAGTTTCTCAAGAACATTTACCCCAACTACAATTATGTAAAGTG TAGTGCTGAAGTGAATGGCAAGACTGAAATATTTACACCAATTTCGTCAGAGAAATTGAAGAGCCTGGGCTGGAAGCCAAGGAAATTGGAGGAGACACTCACAGACAGCATTGAGTACTATGAAAAGACAGGAATTTTGCAGGATGCTGGTGGAAGACCTTGCGTTCTGCCTTACCTTTTTCACTTTCTTGTTGAGAACTGA
- the LOC127784284 gene encoding phenylacetaldehyde reductase-like isoform X1 — MAAMASPPPTTRVCVTGAGGFIGSWLVKLLLSRGYAVHATLRDPCDPKNAHLKQLDGASEMLSLFKADVLDAGELSAAIAGCEGVFHVASPVPGDKIVDPELEVMAPAVKGTLNVLEVCSSSKKVQKVVVVSSTAAVHYNPNWPPGKPKDESCWSDRKICMEKKEWYSASKVIAEKMALEYAEKKGLNVVTVCPCLVFGPQLQPTVNTSNELLIYITKGGPNVMRNMLLHIVDVRDVAEALILIYEKPESSGRYLCAPYHISPKATVEFLKNIYPNYNYVKCSAEVNGKTEIFTPISSEKLKSLGWKPRKLEETLTDSIEYYEKTGILQDAGGRPCVLPYLFHFLVEN; from the exons atggcggcgatggcgtcgccgccgccgacgacgagagtgtgcgtcaccggcgccggcgggttcATCGGCTCGTGGCTCGTcaagctcctcctctcccgtggCTACGCCGTGCACGCCACCCTCCGCGACCCGT GTGATCCCAAGAACGCTCATCTGAAGCAGCTGGACGGGGCGTCGGAGATGCTGAGCCTGTTCAAGGCCGAcgtgctcgacgccggcgagctgtccgccgccattgccggctGCGAGGGGGTTTTCCATGTCGCCTCTCCCGTGCCCGGAGACAAGATCGTCGATCCTGAG TTAGAAGTAATGGCTCCTGCTGTAAAGGGAACACTGAATGTTCTTGAAGTTTGTTCGTCGTCTAAGAAGGTTCAGAAAGTTGTGGTGGTGTCATCTACTGCTGCAGTTCATTACAACCCCAATTGGCCTCCAGGTAAGCCCAAAGATGAGAGCTGCTGGTCGGACAGAAAGATATGCATGGAGAAGAAG GAGTGGTATAGTGCTTCCAAGGTTATCGCTGAAAAGATGGCTTTGGAATATGCAGAGAAAAAAGGTCTAAACGTTGTTACAGTCTGCCCTTGTTTAGTTTTTGGTCCACAGTTGCAACCAACTGTCAATACCAGCAATGAACTCCTCATCTATATAACAAAAG GAGGTCCAAACGTAATGAGGAACATGTTGTTGCACATAGTAGATGTCCGTGATGTGGCTGAAGCTTTGATTCTGATATACGAGAAACCAGAATCATCTGGCAGATATCTTTGCGCACCGTATCACATCAGCCCAAAGGCTACTGTGGAGTTTCTCAAGAACATTTACCCCAACTACAATTATGTAAAGTG TAGTGCTGAAGTGAATGGCAAGACTGAAATATTTACACCAATTTCGTCAGAGAAATTGAAGAGCCTGGGCTGGAAGCCAAGGAAATTGGAGGAGACACTCACAGACAGCATTGAGTACTATGAAAAGACAGGAATTTTGCAGGATGCTGGTGGAAGACCTTGCGTTCTGCCTTACCTTTTTCACTTTCTTGTTGAGAACTGA
- the LOC127784284 gene encoding cinnamoyl-CoA reductase 1-like isoform X3, which yields MAAMASPPPTTRVCVTGAGGFIGSWLVKLLLSRGYAVHATLRDPCDPKNAHLKQLDGASEMLSLFKADVLDAGELSAAIAGCEGVFHVASPVPGDKIVDPELEVMAPAVKGTLNVLEVCSSSKKVQKVVVVSSTAAVHYNPNWPPGKPKDESCWSDRKICMEKKEWYSASKVIAEKMALEYAEKKGLNVVTVCPCLVFGPQLQPTVNTSNELLIYITKGGPNVMRNMLLHIVDVRDVAEALILIYEKPESSGRYLCAPYHISPKATVEFLKNIYPNYNYVK from the exons atggcggcgatggcgtcgccgccgccgacgacgagagtgtgcgtcaccggcgccggcgggttcATCGGCTCGTGGCTCGTcaagctcctcctctcccgtggCTACGCCGTGCACGCCACCCTCCGCGACCCGT GTGATCCCAAGAACGCTCATCTGAAGCAGCTGGACGGGGCGTCGGAGATGCTGAGCCTGTTCAAGGCCGAcgtgctcgacgccggcgagctgtccgccgccattgccggctGCGAGGGGGTTTTCCATGTCGCCTCTCCCGTGCCCGGAGACAAGATCGTCGATCCTGAG TTAGAAGTAATGGCTCCTGCTGTAAAGGGAACACTGAATGTTCTTGAAGTTTGTTCGTCGTCTAAGAAGGTTCAGAAAGTTGTGGTGGTGTCATCTACTGCTGCAGTTCATTACAACCCCAATTGGCCTCCAGGTAAGCCCAAAGATGAGAGCTGCTGGTCGGACAGAAAGATATGCATGGAGAAGAAG GAGTGGTATAGTGCTTCCAAGGTTATCGCTGAAAAGATGGCTTTGGAATATGCAGAGAAAAAAGGTCTAAACGTTGTTACAGTCTGCCCTTGTTTAGTTTTTGGTCCACAGTTGCAACCAACTGTCAATACCAGCAATGAACTCCTCATCTATATAACAAAAG GAGGTCCAAACGTAATGAGGAACATGTTGTTGCACATAGTAGATGTCCGTGATGTGGCTGAAGCTTTGATTCTGATATACGAGAAACCAGAATCATCTGGCAGATATCTTTGCGCACCGTATCACATCAGCCCAAAGGCTACTGTGGAGTTTCTCAAGAACATTTACCCCAACTACAATTATGTAAAGTG A
- the LOC127784288 gene encoding cinnamoyl-CoA reductase 1-like, which produces MPPRRVCVTGAGGFIGSWLVKLLLSRGYFVHGTVRNPDDPKNAFLKQLENATENLQLFKADVLDGGSLTAAFAGCEGVFHPATPVPEEQMVDPEKEMMAPAVKGTRNVLEACSAAGVQKLVVVSSIAAVFFNPSWPHDRPKDETSWSDKKLCMETENWYSLAKTEGEEMALEYGNKNGLHVVTVCPGIVFGPMLQTVQLNTTTKALLYIIQGGHGPDTMNNKFLSMVDVRDVADALLLAYEEAGPSERYICALEQMDLKDLLSLMKTMYPNYNYVDKMVDLDYKAEVTSEKLKNLGWKPRKREETFADSIEFFEKAGLLDGQPFRLPYLYRMAA; this is translated from the exons ATGCCGCCGCGGCGCGTGtgcgtcaccggcgccggcgggttcATCGGCTCGTGGCTCGTcaagctcctcctctcccgcggcTACTTCGTCCACGGCACCGTCCGCAACCCAG ATGATCCCAAGAACGCGTTTCTGAAGCAGCTAGAGAATGCCacggagaatctgcagctgttCAAGGCCGACGTGCTCGACGGCGGCTCGCTGACGGCGGCGTTCGCCGGCTGCGAGGGCGTCTTCCATCCGGCCACTCCGGTGCCGGAAGAACAGATGGTTGATCCAGAG AAGGAGATGATGGCTCCTGCTGTGAAAGGCACCAGGAATGTGCTGGAGGCTTGCTCTGCCGCAGGTGTTCAGAAACTCGTCGTGGTCTCCTCCATTGCTGCTGTATTCTTTAACCCGAGCTGGCCTCATGACAGGCCAAAAGATGAGACTTCTTGGTCAGACAAGAAGCTCTGCATGGAAACTGAG AACTGGTACTCTCTTGCCAAAACTGAAGGTGAAGAGATGGCCCTAGAATACGGAAACAAGAATGGTCTGCATGTTGTTACGGTTTGCCCTGGAATTGTTTTTGGCCCAATGTTGCAGACTGTGCAACTCAACACTACCACCAAAGCTCTCCTCTATATCATCCAAG GAGGCCATGGCCCTGATACAATGAACAACAAATTCTTGTCCATGGTGGATGTCCGTGATGTCGCTGATGCTCTACTTCTAGCATATGAAGAGGCAGGGCCATCTGAGCGATACATCTGCGCACTAGAACAAATGGACCTGAAGGATTTGTTGAGTTTGATGAAGACCATGTACCCTAACTACAATTATGTAGACAA AATGGTTGATTTGGATTACAAGGCCGAAGTGACATCGGAGAAACTGAAGAATCTGGGCTGGAAACCAAGGAAACGGGAGGAGACATTCGCGGACAGCATCGAGTTCTTCGAGAAGGCAGGCCTTCTGGATGGACAACCTTTCCGGCTTCCCTATCTCTACCGTATGGCTGCCTAG
- the LOC127784283 gene encoding cinnamoyl-CoA reductase 1-like, whose amino-acid sequence MDMLQPNSVRACVRSDLDFDMAGQQEQPEMAPPPPRRRVVCVTGVGGFVGSWLVELLLSRGYAVHATVRDPDDPKNAFLKQLENAPENLQLFKADVLDCGSLTAAFAGCEGVFHLATPVPEEKIVDPQKEMMAPTVEGTRNVLEACSAASVQKLVVASSIATVCLNPSWPQDMPKDETSWSDKKLCIENEDWYSVAKIEAEEMALEYGKKNGLHVLTICPGIVFGPMLQTVEINTSSKVLLYMIKGGDGPHVMNNKFWPMVDVRDVADALLLAYHKAGPSARCLCTLEQMDLKHLLDLMKNMYPNYNYADKMVDVDYKVEVTSEKLKNLGWNPRKREETLADSIEFFEKAGLLDGRPCRLPYFAVQE is encoded by the exons ATGGACATGTTGCAACCAAACTCAGTACGTGCCTGCGTACGAAGCGACCTAGATTTTGACATGGCGGGGCAGCAGGAGCAACCGGAgatggcgccgcctccgccgcggcggcgcgtcgtgTGCGTCACCGGCGTCGGCGGGTTCGTCGGCTCGTGGCTCGtcgagctcctcctctcccgcggcTACGCCGTCCATGCCACGGTCCGTGACCCAG ACGATCCCAAGAACGCGTTTCTGAAGCAACTGGAGAATGCTCCGGAGAATCTGCAACTGTTCAAGGCCGACGTGCTCGACTGCGGCTCACTGACGGCGGCGTTCGCCGGCTGCGAGGGTGTCTTCCATCTGGCCACTCCGGTGCCGGAAGAAAAGATCGTTGATCCACAG AAGGAGATGATGGCTCCTACCGTGGAAGGCACCAGAAATGTACTCGAGGCTTGCTCAGCTGCGAGCGTTCAGAAACTCGTCGTGGCCTCCTCCATTGCTACTGTTTGCCTTAACCCGAGCTGGCCTCAAGATATGCCGAAAGATGAGACTTCCTGGTCAGACAAGAAGCTCTGCATTGAAAATGAG gATTGGTACTCTGTTGCCAAAATCGAAGCTGAAGAGATGGCCCTGGAATACGGAAAGAAAAATGGGCTTCATGTACTTACGATTTGTCCTGGAATTGTTTTTGGCCCAATGTTGCAGACAGTGGAAATCAACACAAGCAGCAAAGTGCTCCTCTATATGATTAAGG GAGGCGACGGCCCTCACGTTATGAACAACAAATTCTGGCCCATGGTAGATGTCCGTGATGTTGCTGATGCTTTACTTCTAGCATACCACAAGGCAGGGCCATCTGCGCGGTGCTTATGCACTCTAGAACAGATGGACCTGAAACATTTATTGGATCTGATGAAGAACATGTACCCTAACTACAATTATGCAGACAA GATGGTTGATGTGGATTACAAGGTCGAAGTGACGTCAGAGAAACTGAAGAATCTGGGCTGGAACCCAAGGAAACGGGAGGAGACACTTGCGGACAGCATCGAGTTCTTTGAGAAGGCAGGCCTTCTAGATGGGCGACCTTGCCGGCTTCCCTATTTCGCTGTCCAGGAATGA